Proteins found in one Sporosarcina sp. FSL K6-3457 genomic segment:
- the pyrH gene encoding UMP kinase, whose protein sequence is MSVPEYKRIVLKLSGEALAGDKGFGLSPEIIKTVAEQVKEVVDLNVEVAVVVGGGNIWRGKIGSEMGMDRATADYMGMLATVMNSLALQDSLEKLGVETRVSSSIEMRQVAEPYIRRKAIRHLEKKRVVIFAAGTGNPYFSTDTTAALRAAEIEADVILMAKNNVDGVYSADPMKDNNAVKYKELTYIDVISQGLEVMDSTASTLCMDNDIPLVVFSIMETGNIKRAVLGEPIGTVVRRNL, encoded by the coding sequence ATGAGCGTCCCAGAATATAAACGAATCGTCCTGAAGTTAAGCGGTGAAGCACTTGCTGGTGATAAAGGTTTTGGGCTATCACCCGAAATCATCAAAACAGTTGCCGAACAAGTAAAAGAAGTAGTAGACCTTAATGTTGAGGTGGCAGTCGTTGTCGGAGGAGGTAATATCTGGCGCGGTAAAATTGGTAGCGAAATGGGAATGGATCGTGCGACAGCAGACTATATGGGGATGCTAGCAACCGTTATGAACTCCCTTGCTTTACAGGATTCACTTGAAAAGCTTGGTGTTGAAACGCGCGTATCCTCTTCGATTGAAATGAGGCAAGTGGCGGAACCATACATACGTCGTAAAGCAATTCGACATCTTGAAAAGAAACGGGTTGTCATTTTTGCGGCGGGTACCGGAAATCCTTATTTTTCGACAGATACAACCGCGGCGCTTCGAGCAGCAGAAATTGAAGCGGATGTCATTTTAATGGCGAAAAATAATGTGGATGGTGTCTATTCGGCCGATCCGATGAAAGATAACAATGCGGTCAAATACAAAGAACTGACTTATATAGATGTGATCAGTCAAGGTCTTGAAGTGATGGACTCTACTGCTTCAACCCTTTGTATGGACAATGATATCCCTCTCGTAGTATTCTCAATTATGGAAACTGGAAATATCAAAAGAGCCGTCCTCGGTGAACCGATTGGGACGGTTGTCAGGAGGAATTTATAA